In Vibrio hippocampi, a single genomic region encodes these proteins:
- the lepB gene encoding signal peptidase I — protein sequence MANTFSLILVIVTLVTGVVWVLDKLVLKKKRQQKLADIQAQANNLDDATAEKVLAPSWFVENSVSIFPVIGFVLVLRSFIYEPFQIPSGSMMPTLLVGDFILVEKFSYGIKDPVWRSELVETGKPERGDVAVFKFPPSPNVDYIKRVVGMPGDTIRYSATKDICIQPKGESNCKPVKLSNVVDSPFFQDGIPLIQMDEKLGAVAHSILVNPVSRDRIDRYQPRPGVREWVVPEGNYFVMGDNRDNSADSRYWGFVPEANLVGKAVGIWISFEFERGYDSVLPTWIPTGVRFNRIGGID from the coding sequence ATGGCTAATACCTTCTCATTGATCCTGGTTATTGTAACCTTGGTGACAGGTGTAGTTTGGGTTTTGGATAAGCTGGTATTGAAGAAAAAACGTCAACAAAAGTTGGCGGATATTCAAGCGCAAGCAAACAATCTTGATGATGCAACCGCAGAAAAAGTGTTGGCTCCTTCATGGTTTGTTGAAAATAGTGTGTCCATTTTCCCCGTCATCGGTTTTGTATTAGTGTTGCGTTCTTTTATCTATGAGCCGTTCCAAATACCGTCTGGCTCGATGATGCCAACTTTGCTGGTGGGCGATTTTATCTTAGTTGAAAAATTCAGCTATGGTATTAAAGACCCAGTGTGGCGCAGTGAGTTAGTTGAAACCGGTAAGCCGGAGCGAGGTGATGTTGCGGTGTTTAAATTTCCGCCATCACCCAATGTCGATTACATTAAACGTGTTGTCGGTATGCCCGGAGATACGATTCGCTACAGTGCAACCAAGGATATCTGTATTCAGCCTAAAGGTGAGTCGAACTGTAAACCAGTGAAACTTTCCAATGTGGTCGATAGCCCGTTTTTCCAAGATGGAATACCTTTAATTCAAATGGATGAGAAATTAGGCGCGGTCGCACATTCGATCTTGGTTAACCCCGTTAGCCGTGACCGTATTGACCGATATCAGCCTCGCCCAGGCGTGAGAGAGTGGGTTGTGCCAGAAGGTAATTATTTTGTAATGGGTGACAACCGTGACAATAGCGCGGATAGCCGTTACTGGGGCTTTGTGCCGGAAGCGAATCTAGTCGGCAAAGCAGTCGGTATTTGGATTAGTTTTGAATTTGAGCGTGGCTATGACAGTGTCTTACCTACGTGGATCCCAACGGGTGTGAGATTTAATCGCATCGGTGGCATTGATTGA
- the lepA gene encoding translation elongation factor 4 → MKHIRNFSIIAHIDHGKSTLSDRLIQVCGGLSDREMAAQVLDSMDLERERGITIKAQSVTLDYKAQDGETYQLNFIDTPGHVDFSYEVSRSLAACEGALLVVDAGQGVEAQTLANCYTAIEMDLEVVPVLNKIDLPAAEPERVAEEIEDIVGIDAVEAVRCSAKTGLGVDGVLEEIVAKIPAPEGDPDAPLQALIIDSWFDNYLGVVSLVRIKNGVLKKNDKIKVMSTGQVWGVDRLGIFTPKQIDTTELNTGEVGWVVCGIKDILGAPVGDTLTLAKNGSDQALPGFKKVKPQVYAGLFPVSSDDYENFRDALGKLSLNDASLFYEPESSAALGFGFRCGFLGMLHMEIIQERLEREYDLDLITTAPTVVYEVVKTDGDLLYVDSPAKLPAINDIEEIREPIARCNILVPSDYLGNVITLCVEKRGLQVDMVYHGNQVAITYDIPMAEVVLDFFDRLKSTSRGYASLDYNFIRFEESDMVRVDVLLNGDRVDALALITHKDQSQTRGRQLVEKMKEFIPRQMFDIAIQAAIGNHIIARSTVKQLRKNVIAKCYGGDVSRKKKLLKKQKEGKKRMKQIGNVELPQEAFLAILHVGKD, encoded by the coding sequence ATGAAGCACATTCGTAACTTTTCGATTATTGCCCATATCGACCACGGTAAGTCCACTCTATCAGACCGCTTGATTCAGGTTTGTGGTGGCTTAAGTGACCGTGAAATGGCAGCCCAAGTTCTTGATTCTATGGATCTTGAGCGTGAGCGTGGTATTACCATCAAGGCTCAGAGTGTCACTCTGGATTACAAAGCCCAAGACGGTGAAACGTATCAGTTAAACTTTATCGATACCCCTGGACACGTTGACTTCTCCTATGAGGTTTCTCGTTCTCTAGCAGCGTGTGAAGGTGCGCTTCTCGTCGTCGATGCTGGTCAGGGTGTTGAAGCTCAGACTTTGGCGAACTGCTATACAGCGATCGAAATGGATCTTGAAGTCGTTCCGGTTCTAAACAAGATTGACCTACCAGCGGCAGAGCCTGAGCGTGTTGCGGAAGAAATTGAAGACATCGTGGGCATCGACGCGGTTGAAGCGGTTCGCTGCTCGGCGAAAACCGGTCTGGGTGTAGACGGTGTGCTTGAAGAGATCGTGGCTAAGATCCCAGCTCCAGAAGGCGATCCTGATGCACCACTGCAAGCGCTAATTATCGACTCTTGGTTCGACAACTATCTAGGTGTTGTCTCTTTGGTTCGTATTAAAAATGGCGTATTGAAGAAAAATGACAAGATTAAAGTCATGTCGACTGGTCAGGTTTGGGGTGTTGACCGTCTAGGTATCTTCACACCAAAACAGATTGATACTACGGAACTGAATACGGGTGAAGTAGGTTGGGTTGTTTGTGGTATTAAAGATATCTTAGGTGCGCCAGTCGGTGATACATTGACTCTAGCTAAGAATGGTAGTGACCAAGCGCTTCCTGGCTTTAAGAAAGTCAAACCTCAGGTATACGCGGGTCTATTCCCAGTCTCTTCTGATGACTATGAAAACTTCCGTGATGCACTGGGTAAACTGAGCCTAAATGATGCGTCTCTGTTCTATGAACCAGAAAGCTCTGCAGCGCTTGGTTTTGGTTTCCGTTGTGGCTTCTTGGGTATGCTCCACATGGAGATTATCCAAGAGCGTTTAGAGCGTGAATACGACCTTGACCTTATTACCACCGCACCAACGGTAGTTTATGAAGTGGTTAAGACTGACGGCGATCTTCTTTACGTCGATAGCCCAGCTAAGCTGCCTGCTATCAACGATATTGAAGAGATCCGCGAGCCCATTGCTCGTTGTAATATCTTAGTTCCGTCTGATTACCTCGGTAACGTGATCACCTTGTGTGTGGAAAAACGTGGTCTTCAGGTTGATATGGTTTACCACGGCAACCAAGTTGCGATCACCTATGACATTCCAATGGCCGAAGTGGTTCTAGACTTCTTTGACCGTCTGAAGTCAACCTCTCGTGGTTATGCTTCTCTGGATTACAACTTTATCCGTTTTGAAGAGTCTGACATGGTTCGTGTGGATGTGCTTCTTAACGGTGACCGTGTTGATGCGCTGGCTTTGATTACTCACAAAGATCAGTCGCAAACCCGTGGTCGTCAACTGGTTGAGAAGATGAAAGAGTTCATCCCTCGCCAAATGTTCGATATCGCGATTCAAGCAGCGATTGGTAACCATATTATTGCTCGCTCTACCGTTAAGCAGTTGCGTAAGAACGTAATCGCAAAATGTTATGGTGGTGACGTGAGCCGTAAGAAGAAACTGCTTAAGAAGCAGAAAGAAGGTAAGAAACGTATGAAGCAGATCGGTAACGTTGAACTGCCTCAAGAAGCCTTCTTGGCAATTTTGCATGTTGGCAAAGATTAA
- a CDS encoding SoxR reducing system RseC family protein has product MMTALATVTSVKSKEHEFDVVLSCEQKTSCSSCQSKSSCGTGIVSKAVGNKQLLWSLKTDKSVKQGDVVEIGFPENHLLKSAALAYLLPLLFLFIGAVLSKLVLGPWTEYNELTMILSAIIFSVFGFFIARKWIAKLEQSSSQQVVLIRVLGQSVA; this is encoded by the coding sequence ATGATGACTGCGTTGGCAACCGTCACAAGTGTGAAGTCCAAAGAGCACGAGTTTGACGTGGTATTGAGTTGTGAGCAAAAAACCAGCTGCAGCTCATGCCAATCAAAGAGTAGTTGCGGTACGGGTATCGTCAGCAAGGCTGTGGGTAACAAGCAACTGCTTTGGTCGCTCAAAACGGATAAATCCGTTAAGCAGGGCGATGTGGTCGAAATCGGTTTCCCTGAAAATCACTTACTTAAATCGGCCGCTCTTGCCTATCTATTGCCCCTACTGTTTCTTTTTATCGGTGCGGTCTTAAGTAAGCTGGTGCTGGGTCCCTGGACCGAGTACAACGAACTGACCATGATATTAAGTGCTATCATTTTTTCTGTGTTTGGTTTTTTTATCGCACGCAAGTGGATTGCAAAACTGGAGCAGTCTTCCTCACAACAAGTCGTGCTTATTCGGGTTCTTGGACAGTCTGTAGCCTAA
- the rseB gene encoding sigma-E factor regulatory protein RseB, whose product MKKLLTSSLLLFSLLNVNAASAEQLSAEALLQDMSQATQQLNYELSYILIKKNSIEPLVYRHANLEDQQLAHLVYLSGPIREVIRRGNEVSYIEPGVDPFTIESGKMVAPLMPLIGTDINQIGQYYDYVHMGRAREVGVATQVFRIVPKDGLRYSYVLWIDEETKLPLRADLLDRDGEILEQYRVISYTVNQHFATALSSLNDVQLPAVLALPKGDIESSDWEVTWVPDGFDAKELNRYAMFSTEHVVESQMFSDGLFSFSVYVSESDNQSLNGPLIRQGRRTVHNIVIGSKQISVVGDIPPATAQRIAKSVLIKSSSPEVSGP is encoded by the coding sequence ATGAAAAAACTTCTGACCAGTTCATTATTGCTGTTCAGTTTATTGAATGTAAATGCCGCCTCTGCTGAGCAACTCTCAGCAGAGGCGCTGTTACAGGATATGAGCCAAGCGACACAGCAGTTGAATTATGAACTGTCTTATATTCTTATCAAAAAGAACAGCATAGAACCTCTGGTTTATCGTCATGCCAATCTAGAGGATCAGCAACTTGCGCACCTCGTTTATCTCAGTGGACCTATCCGAGAGGTGATTCGCAGAGGTAATGAAGTGAGCTATATTGAGCCGGGTGTCGATCCTTTCACCATCGAATCCGGCAAGATGGTCGCGCCTTTAATGCCTCTCATTGGGACTGACATCAATCAAATTGGTCAATATTATGATTACGTCCACATGGGGCGTGCCCGTGAAGTTGGTGTCGCGACGCAAGTATTCCGTATTGTTCCCAAAGATGGTCTACGTTACTCCTACGTACTGTGGATAGATGAAGAGACGAAACTCCCATTGCGTGCTGACTTGCTTGATCGTGATGGTGAGATTTTGGAACAGTATCGCGTGATCTCTTATACCGTAAATCAACATTTCGCTACAGCGCTTAGCTCTCTTAATGATGTGCAATTACCGGCCGTACTTGCCTTACCGAAAGGTGATATTGAGAGCAGTGATTGGGAGGTGACTTGGGTTCCGGATGGTTTTGATGCCAAAGAGTTGAATCGTTACGCTATGTTCTCGACTGAGCATGTGGTCGAAAGCCAGATGTTCAGCGATGGTCTGTTTAGCTTTTCAGTCTATGTATCGGAAAGTGATAACCAGTCATTGAATGGTCCTTTGATCAGACAAGGTAGACGAACCGTGCATAACATTGTCATTGGCAGCAAACAGATCTCGGTTGTGGGTGATATTCCCCCAGCCACGGCTCAGCGTATCGCTAAATCGGTATTGATTAAATCGAGCAGCCCTGAGGTAAGCGGGCCATGA
- a CDS encoding RseA family anti-sigma factor, producing the protein MADKQNLSAFMDGDLIDDAFVEALAQDQESQQSWQHYHLIGDVMRGDEPKNLDWNIADSVAAALENEAPHTPVAPVVMPMEAQPSPQKAKRQLPAWLSQLGQVGVAACVSLAVIVGVQQYSMTDANQVETETLPVLQTIPFSGSVEPVSLTRQSVESTTHQEAVSSEQRRRIHAMLQDYELQLRLNSDAQAPLNTETESVVE; encoded by the coding sequence ATGGCTGATAAACAAAATCTTTCAGCATTCATGGATGGAGACCTGATAGATGATGCTTTCGTGGAAGCGTTAGCCCAGGACCAAGAGAGCCAGCAGAGTTGGCAGCATTATCATCTTATTGGTGATGTAATGCGTGGTGACGAACCTAAAAACTTGGACTGGAATATCGCTGACAGTGTGGCTGCTGCGCTTGAGAATGAAGCGCCTCACACCCCGGTAGCACCTGTGGTTATGCCTATGGAGGCTCAGCCTTCGCCGCAAAAAGCCAAACGTCAACTTCCAGCGTGGCTGTCTCAACTTGGACAAGTTGGGGTAGCGGCTTGTGTTTCTCTTGCGGTGATTGTTGGTGTGCAGCAATATTCGATGACAGATGCAAATCAAGTGGAAACCGAAACGTTACCAGTGTTACAAACTATCCCATTTTCTGGGAGTGTGGAGCCAGTTAGCTTGACGCGACAGTCTGTTGAATCGACTACTCACCAAGAAGCCGTGAGCAGCGAACAGCGTCGCAGAATTCATGCTATGCTCCAAGATTATGAGTTGCAACTGCGCCTTAACAGTGACGCGCAAGCTCCATTGAATACAGAAACAGAATCGGTCGTTGAATGA
- the rpoE gene encoding RNA polymerase sigma factor RpoE, with product MNEQPTDQVLIERVQSGDKQAFNLLVLKYQNKVCNLISRYVSNSGDVADIAQEAFIKAYRAIPTFRGESAFYTWLYRIAVNTAKNHIVAQSRRPPASDVDAEDAEFFESGNALKEISNPENLTLSNELKRTVFAAIEALPEDLKTAMTLRELDGLSYEEIAEVMDCPVGTVRSRIFRAREAVEKKIKPLLER from the coding sequence ATGAACGAGCAACCGACCGATCAGGTACTGATTGAGCGCGTTCAAAGTGGAGATAAGCAAGCCTTTAATCTGTTAGTACTTAAGTACCAAAATAAGGTGTGTAATCTCATATCAAGATACGTGAGCAATTCTGGTGATGTTGCAGATATTGCCCAAGAAGCCTTTATCAAGGCGTATCGTGCAATACCCACTTTCCGAGGTGAGAGTGCATTTTATACTTGGCTATATCGTATTGCTGTGAACACAGCAAAGAACCACATCGTTGCGCAAAGCCGTCGACCGCCAGCGAGCGATGTAGACGCAGAAGATGCCGAATTTTTTGAATCTGGTAATGCTTTGAAAGAAATATCGAACCCAGAGAACTTAACGTTGTCGAATGAATTGAAACGTACTGTGTTCGCTGCGATTGAAGCTTTACCAGAAGACTTGAAAACCGCAATGACGCTTCGTGAGCTTGATGGGCTCAGCTACGAGGAAATTGCAGAGGTGATGGATTGTCCCGTTGGTACTGTTCGCTCCCGCATTTTCCGCGCTAGAGAGGCTGTAGAGAAGAAGATTAAGCCTCTTCTCGAACGCTAA
- the nadB gene encoding L-aspartate oxidase, translating into MKTNREHLCDVLVIGSGAAGLSLALRVAERAKVIVLSKGPRSEGATYYAQGGIAAVFDESDSIESHVNDTNIAGAGLCEEETVQFIAENAKECVQWLIDGGVPFDQVEPAKSGQPRYHLTREGGHSHRRILHAADATGMAMQTTLQDNVNSHPNIQILERYNALDIITGDKVGGDKSKVVGAYIWNRNQEHVETVRAKFVVLATGGASKVYQYTSNPDVSSGDGIAMAWRAGCRVANLEFNQFHPTCLYHPDARNFLLTEALRGEGAYLLRPDGSRFMPDFDERGELAPRDVVARAIDFEMKRLGADCMFLDISHKPEEFIVKHFPTIHMRLQDLGIDMTKDPIPVVPAAHYTCGGVMVNKSGKTDLEQLYAIGEVSYTGLHGANRMASNSLLECVVYAWSAANDILNGLDKASIAPSLPAWDESQVSDSDEEVIIQHNWHELRLFMWDYMGIVRTEKRLERALRRIQLLQQETHEYYSNFKVSNNLLELRNLLQVAELMVRCAMQRKESRGLHYTLDYPDMLEHSGPTILDPSQAFNDKV; encoded by the coding sequence ATGAAGACAAACCGAGAGCATCTTTGTGATGTATTAGTCATAGGAAGTGGTGCTGCAGGGCTCTCACTAGCATTGCGCGTTGCAGAACGCGCTAAAGTGATCGTCTTGAGTAAAGGGCCTCGAAGTGAAGGGGCAACTTATTACGCTCAAGGGGGCATTGCAGCAGTATTTGACGAATCAGACAGCATTGAGTCACATGTCAATGATACCAACATCGCTGGCGCTGGGCTGTGTGAAGAGGAAACCGTTCAGTTTATTGCCGAGAATGCCAAAGAGTGCGTTCAATGGCTGATTGACGGCGGAGTTCCCTTTGACCAAGTTGAACCAGCAAAAAGCGGGCAACCTCGTTATCACCTTACTCGTGAGGGTGGACATAGCCACCGTCGAATTCTTCATGCGGCGGATGCCACCGGCATGGCGATGCAGACGACACTGCAGGACAATGTGAATAGCCACCCCAACATTCAGATTCTAGAGCGCTACAACGCGTTAGATATCATTACTGGAGACAAGGTAGGCGGTGACAAGAGCAAAGTCGTTGGCGCTTATATTTGGAACCGAAACCAAGAACATGTCGAAACGGTAAGAGCTAAATTTGTGGTACTGGCGACAGGCGGCGCCTCAAAAGTGTATCAATACACCTCCAACCCTGACGTTTCGTCCGGTGACGGTATTGCTATGGCTTGGCGTGCCGGTTGTCGTGTTGCCAATTTAGAGTTCAATCAGTTCCACCCAACATGCCTATACCATCCTGACGCAAGAAACTTCCTCCTTACTGAAGCCTTGCGCGGTGAAGGCGCGTATCTGTTGCGACCTGATGGATCTCGCTTTATGCCTGACTTTGATGAGCGTGGCGAACTTGCGCCTCGTGATGTGGTTGCCAGAGCGATTGACTTTGAGATGAAGCGCTTGGGTGCAGACTGTATGTTCCTAGACATCAGCCATAAGCCGGAAGAATTTATTGTCAAACACTTCCCAACGATACATATGCGTCTGCAGGATCTCGGTATTGATATGACCAAAGATCCGATCCCGGTCGTGCCTGCGGCGCACTACACTTGCGGTGGCGTTATGGTTAACAAGTCCGGTAAAACCGACTTAGAGCAACTGTATGCGATTGGAGAAGTGAGTTACACCGGTCTACACGGCGCAAACCGTATGGCGTCGAACTCACTGCTAGAATGTGTGGTTTATGCTTGGTCTGCCGCAAACGATATTCTCAATGGACTAGACAAGGCTAGCATTGCCCCAAGTCTTCCTGCATGGGATGAAAGCCAAGTCAGTGACTCCGATGAAGAAGTCATTATCCAACATAACTGGCACGAGTTGCGCTTATTCATGTGGGATTACATGGGTATTGTGCGTACCGAAAAGCGCCTTGAGCGAGCATTAAGACGCATCCAATTACTGCAACAAGAAACCCATGAGTACTACAGTAACTTCAAGGTCTCTAACAACCTACTCGAGTTACGTAACCTGCTTCAAGTTGCTGAACTTATGGTGCGCTGTGCTATGCAGAGAAAAGAAAGTCGTGGGTTACATTACACCTTAGATTATCCAGATATGCTTGAACATAGTGGACCGACTATTCTCGATCCGAGTCAAGCGTTCAACGACAAGGTTTAG
- a CDS encoding succinate dehydrogenase assembly factor 2, whose product MYSSEEKARIKWACRRGMLELDVVFMPFFEECFETLNDQEQRDFASLLECDDPDLFTWVMGHGRSDNLGHASIVDKIVAYNLSKVR is encoded by the coding sequence ATGTACTCTAGTGAGGAAAAAGCACGGATAAAGTGGGCGTGCCGTAGAGGAATGCTTGAACTCGATGTGGTGTTCATGCCTTTCTTTGAAGAATGCTTTGAAACATTAAACGATCAAGAACAACGTGATTTTGCCTCTCTGCTAGAATGTGATGATCCCGATCTATTCACTTGGGTCATGGGTCATGGACGCAGTGACAATTTGGGCCATGCTTCAATAGTTGACAAGATTGTTGCCTATAACCTCAGCAAAGTTCGTTGA
- the ygfZ gene encoding tRNA-modifying protein YgfZ: MDWFPAHKTLEISASTPAPNLMFTRLASWGVIEMTGDDKKSYLQGQVTCDVVSLNEDASVLGAHCDAKGKVWSLFRLFNTPRGYGMAQPLSAIEKELTELKKYAIFSKVEIITSELPLFGVIGEEAEQWINDHFPSQGDVRQSEQSTAIKIDGQRWMVLCDQAFASQHLMNNEDAWVTEALWRKMDIEAGLPILEAEQQNAHIPQAFNLDQLGGISFHKGCYTGQETVARAKYRGINKRMMATLSGELESDLDLSAIEIERSVGDNWRKAGDVLASYYADKEFVALVILPNNLDDDTQFRVTGQSQQLQLSLPSYLAEQDD, from the coding sequence ATGGATTGGTTTCCAGCACATAAGACTCTAGAAATTTCCGCTTCAACCCCCGCCCCGAACTTAATGTTCACCCGCCTAGCTTCATGGGGTGTGATCGAAATGACTGGCGACGATAAGAAATCCTATTTGCAAGGTCAAGTCACTTGTGATGTTGTGTCGCTCAATGAAGATGCTTCAGTTCTTGGCGCACATTGCGATGCAAAAGGTAAGGTATGGAGTCTGTTCCGCCTTTTCAATACGCCTCGTGGTTATGGAATGGCACAGCCACTCAGTGCGATAGAAAAAGAGCTTACCGAACTCAAGAAATACGCCATTTTTTCCAAGGTAGAGATCATCACCAGCGAACTTCCTCTATTCGGTGTTATCGGTGAAGAAGCTGAGCAATGGATTAATGACCACTTCCCCTCTCAAGGTGACGTACGACAATCAGAGCAATCCACAGCCATTAAGATTGATGGACAGCGTTGGATGGTTTTATGTGATCAAGCATTTGCCTCACAGCACCTAATGAATAACGAGGATGCTTGGGTTACAGAAGCTCTCTGGCGCAAGATGGATATCGAAGCTGGATTGCCTATTCTAGAAGCTGAGCAACAAAATGCTCATATCCCACAAGCTTTCAATTTGGACCAACTCGGCGGCATTAGCTTCCACAAGGGGTGTTATACTGGTCAAGAGACCGTCGCAAGAGCCAAATATCGCGGTATCAACAAACGCATGATGGCAACGCTGTCTGGTGAACTAGAGTCTGATTTAGATCTGAGCGCTATCGAGATAGAGCGTTCTGTGGGTGATAACTGGCGCAAAGCCGGTGACGTTTTAGCAAGCTATTACGCTGACAAAGAATTTGTCGCTTTGGTTATCCTTCCCAACAACCTAGATGATGACACGCAATTTAGAGTGACAGGACAGAGCCAACAACTGCAACTCTCTCTCCCCTCATATCTCGCCGAGCAAGATGATTGA
- a CDS encoding aminoacyl-tRNA deacylase encodes MIDTPITRFLQLSNVPFRVLIQEREAVSIEDAAQLRGIKPQTMLKTMVLRDMDNQYVLACCPGDKQVDPKKVRTLLSRRRMTCLSSDEVEAITGYKIGTVTPLLLKQPLPIVLDLDIKRNHTITISSGERIAGIELPLEQLLSLITPVWGAITR; translated from the coding sequence ATGATTGATACGCCTATCACTCGTTTTTTACAGCTCTCAAACGTTCCTTTTAGGGTTCTTATACAAGAGCGAGAAGCCGTATCCATCGAGGATGCGGCTCAACTTAGAGGCATTAAGCCACAAACAATGCTTAAGACGATGGTACTAAGAGACATGGATAATCAGTATGTACTCGCATGTTGTCCGGGCGATAAGCAAGTTGACCCCAAAAAAGTCCGCACTCTCCTCTCACGCCGTCGTATGACCTGTTTGTCCAGTGACGAAGTAGAAGCCATCACCGGGTATAAAATTGGCACCGTCACTCCACTGCTTCTCAAGCAACCGTTACCCATCGTTTTAGATCTTGATATTAAACGTAATCACACCATTACCATCAGCAGTGGCGAACGAATCGCGGGGATTGAGCTCCCCCTTGAACAGTTGCTTTCTCTAATTACTCCGGTTTGGGGAGCGATTACACGCTAG
- a CDS encoding DUF1107 domain-containing protein, whose product MRLFKRYTPGMIAKHISRLFKGKIYIYGLGRFEFDNGKLIIPDRAEKRHFQAVKEVNQEVMRLRCAYA is encoded by the coding sequence ATGAGACTCTTTAAGCGCTACACTCCAGGTATGATCGCCAAACATATTAGTCGTCTGTTTAAAGGTAAAATATATATCTATGGATTAGGTCGCTTCGAGTTTGATAACGGTAAACTCATTATCCCAGACAGAGCAGAAAAACGACATTTTCAGGCCGTAAAAGAAGTGAACCAAGAGGTTATGAGACTGCGCTGCGCATACGCTTAA
- the lptG gene encoding LPS export ABC transporter permease LptG produces MFKILDLYIGRTIIATTVLTLATFVGLSSIIKYVEQLRKVGQGTYDLMTALYYVVLSIPRDIEMFFPMAALLGALIALGTLASSSELTVMQAAGYSKLDIGLSVLKTAIPLIVMVVILGEWGAPQAQKTAREMRAASISGGSIVSVRSGVWARDVDDYIFINEVNDAHLNGITIWSFNKDKKLQQVLFAEQAEYLADNKWRMTNVDITDMRNDVQITKSDIPNYEWKTSLAPDKLAIVTVKPEELALSGLYDYVTYLKDSEQESARYELALWRKVTQPLSVGVMMLMALSFVFGPLRSVTMGARILSGVIAGFAFYISSEFFGPLSIVYNVPPFWGAVAPSIVFLFVATMLLRRKL; encoded by the coding sequence GTGTTTAAGATTCTCGACCTCTACATTGGTAGAACCATCATAGCGACCACAGTACTGACACTGGCTACCTTTGTTGGTCTTTCTAGCATCATCAAATATGTAGAACAGTTAAGAAAAGTCGGGCAGGGAACCTATGATTTGATGACGGCGCTATACTATGTTGTTTTGAGTATTCCTCGCGATATTGAGATGTTCTTTCCCATGGCCGCCTTGTTAGGAGCATTGATTGCACTGGGCACCCTTGCATCAAGCTCAGAACTGACCGTCATGCAGGCAGCCGGTTATTCTAAGTTAGATATCGGTCTGTCGGTACTTAAGACAGCGATTCCCTTGATCGTCATGGTTGTTATTCTTGGAGAGTGGGGAGCGCCTCAAGCGCAGAAGACAGCTCGTGAAATGAGAGCAGCCTCGATTTCTGGGGGTAGCATAGTATCGGTGAGAAGTGGCGTATGGGCCAGAGATGTGGATGATTATATCTTTATCAATGAGGTCAATGACGCACATCTCAATGGCATTACCATCTGGAGCTTTAATAAAGACAAGAAGTTACAACAAGTGCTATTCGCTGAGCAAGCAGAGTACCTCGCCGATAACAAGTGGCGCATGACCAATGTTGATATCACCGACATGAGGAATGATGTTCAGATTACTAAGAGTGACATACCTAACTATGAATGGAAGACGTCACTCGCTCCTGACAAGCTAGCGATTGTAACTGTTAAACCGGAAGAACTGGCGCTCAGTGGGCTTTATGATTATGTCACTTACTTGAAAGATTCAGAGCAGGAATCCGCTCGTTATGAGTTGGCACTATGGCGTAAGGTAACTCAGCCGTTATCTGTTGGCGTTATGATGTTAATGGCACTGTCGTTTGTGTTTGGACCATTACGGAGTGTGACGATGGGCGCTAGAATCCTCTCTGGCGTGATCGCCGGTTTTGCTTTCTACATATCGAGTGAGTTTTTTGGACCGCTGAGTATTGTTTACAACGTCCCACCATTCTGGGGGGCCGTCGCCCCAAGTATCGTGTTTTTATTCGTTGCCACGATGTTGTTGAGAAGAAAGCTTTAA